The genomic DNA ATGCGTGGTTTGTCGGAGGCGATGGACCGCTCGATCAACGTGAGCACGTCGTTCTGCGGATCAGAATAAAGCGAAATGATCGCACTGAAGTTTGCGCGGCAGGCTTCGAGCAGATTGAACCGGTCGGTTTTGGCTGCGGCGCGTGTATTCTCGTGCGGGTAGATCTTGCCGGACCCGAACTCTTCCAGCTCCACGGTTGAGAGAAAACCTTTGAAGACTTTGGTGGGGGTGCCCGGCGCCGAATAGGGCGGCTGGTATTCGATGGTGTGGTAGTAGATGGCCGGCTTGTCGTCCCGACGCAAGGCGCCGGACTTGAGCCACTCCTTGAGGGCACCCGCGGCGCGGAGGTACTTGTTGTCGCCGGTGGTATCGCCCGGCTGTTCATAGCCGAGTTCCAGGCGAATGACGTTGTTCGGATGGCGATCGTGCAAGGTCTTCTGCAACGTCGCGTCGATAATATCGTATGGGGGTGCCACCACCTGGCGGACGTCGCCGACGGTCGCAGGATTATAGAGTGTACCGTGAAAGGGAATGACGTGTGCCATGCGGGTTCCTATCCTTTTCTCTCGTGGGTGCGGTGTGGTCCTGTTCGCCCGGCGGTGAGCCGGGTGTGTCGCTGAACGAGTACGCGCTGTCAGCAGAGCGTGGGCGTTGTGAAGCCGGGCGGCGGCAACTCAGCGGTCGCGAGTCACCATGTAATCGGCGGCGATGGCCAGGGCGCGCTTGGCGGTGTTGTCGTGGAACAGGTCGAGATCGCGTTTGGCGGCGGCGACGAACGCGCGTGCCCGCTCCATGGCGTAGGCGATGGACCCATACTCCTGCATCAAGCCGACGATGCGGCGGAGTTCCTCGTCCGTCAGGGTGCGAGTCTCCATGCGATCCTTGATCAGCTGCCGATCCGGCTCCGAGCAGTGCTGCAGGAGGTGCAGCAGCGGCAGGGTCGCTTTCCCTTGCCGCAGGTCCTGCCCGAGTGTTTTGCCCAGGTGTTCACCGTTGGCGGTATAGTCCAGCGTATCGTCCGCCAGTTGGAATGCAATGCCCAGCCGCTGCCCGAACCGGAACAGCGCTTCTTGTAACTCTTCCGTGGCGCCACCGACGATCGCGCCGATTTTGCAAGACGCCGCAATCAATCCGGCGGTCTTATGTTCGATGATGCGGAGATATTCCGACTCCGGCATCAGCGGATTGCCGTTGTAATACAGTTGCAGCACTTCGCCTTCGGCCATCTTGCGGCATGCTTCCGAGAGTGCCTCGTTGATCCCTTGATTGCGGAAGTCGACGATCTGACAGATCGCGCGCGAATAGAGATAGTCGCCCACGAGAATACTGATTTGGTTGCCCCAGACTTTGCTCGCGGTCCGGCGCCCCCGGCGCAGGTCGGCGTCATCGACGACGTCGTCGTGCAGCAGGGTGGCGGTATGGATGAATTCAACCAGGCTACCGAGTGCTTGATGGTCCTGGCCGGCATATCCGCAGAGATGGGCGCTGAGGAGCACGAAGAGGGGACGGACGCGTTTGCCGCCGCTGTTCAGGATGTGGGCGGCTACGGTGTTGACGAGAGCGACGCTGGAGTCGAGATTTTTCCGGATCTGTTCCTCGACCCCCTCGAGTTCTTCGCGATACACATCCCACACATCGGCCATGCTGTGGAGCGTGAGGGTGGTCGGTCCGTTCGACATGGAGCGGATAGTAGGGCAGGAAAGTCCACTAAGTCAAGCTCCTGCCGATGCGTTTCTCGCGTCGATCGCGTGGTCGTTCTCTTGACAGTTTCCAGCCCCATCCAGTAAGGTGACTCCTCGCTGAATTCCCCGAATGAATGATAGCAGTCACCGGTGGTCGTTCGACAGCTTCAACGTCCCCGTGAGGGGAGTCTGTTCCCCAGGTAATTGCCTTCCAGCTTGACGAGAACACGTGTCATGAATGTACCAGGGCTTCCTCCCAAACAAG from Nitrospira sp. ND1 includes the following:
- a CDS encoding polyprenyl synthetase family protein codes for the protein MSNGPTTLTLHSMADVWDVYREELEGVEEQIRKNLDSSVALVNTVAAHILNSGGKRVRPLFVLLSAHLCGYAGQDHQALGSLVEFIHTATLLHDDVVDDADLRRGRRTASKVWGNQISILVGDYLYSRAICQIVDFRNQGINEALSEACRKMAEGEVLQLYYNGNPLMPESEYLRIIEHKTAGLIAASCKIGAIVGGATEELQEALFRFGQRLGIAFQLADDTLDYTANGEHLGKTLGQDLRQGKATLPLLHLLQHCSEPDRQLIKDRMETRTLTDEELRRIVGLMQEYGSIAYAMERARAFVAAAKRDLDLFHDNTAKRALAIAADYMVTRDR